The Flavobacteriales bacterium genome contains a region encoding:
- a CDS encoding FtsX-like permease family protein yields the protein MNDRYGQLVIENIKVALGSIRSQWLRAILTMLIIAIGITALVGILTSIDGIKSSITSNFTSMGANTFTIRNRGTNIRIGRGGKKPKNYERITYREAERFQETFEFPALVSVSAAASFAATVKHGSEKTQPNINVMGCDANYFAASGYEIVEGRNFNETELRFGIPVIIIGSEIKKVLFPGKIDPVGKEVSVGANKYKVIGVLAEKGSSMGFGGDKTCMITLTNARQHFLRPKTSFTISVLSDNVASLESAISEATGTFRVVRGVRAGQENNFEVVRSDNLSKMLVDNLYEVQVAGFLIGIITLMGAAIGLMNIMLVSVTERTREVGVRKALGATKAFIQLQFLVEAVSISIIGGLAGIVFGIAIGNGVSSFIGGGFIIPWLWIITGVIICFVVGVISGIYPAIKASNLDPIESLRFE from the coding sequence ATGAACGACCGATACGGACAACTCGTCATCGAGAACATTAAAGTAGCTTTGGGCTCCATCCGAAGCCAATGGTTGCGCGCCATTCTGACTATGCTAATAATCGCCATCGGAATCACCGCGTTAGTGGGAATTCTGACCTCCATCGATGGCATCAAAAGCTCCATCACGAGCAATTTCACCAGCATGGGTGCCAACACGTTCACCATCCGAAATCGTGGAACGAACATCCGCATCGGGCGCGGGGGCAAGAAGCCTAAGAACTACGAACGCATCACGTATCGCGAAGCAGAGCGTTTTCAGGAAACGTTCGAGTTTCCAGCCTTGGTGAGTGTTTCGGCCGCTGCATCATTTGCAGCAACGGTAAAACATGGCTCTGAAAAAACCCAACCCAACATCAACGTCATGGGCTGCGATGCGAATTACTTTGCAGCCAGCGGGTACGAAATTGTTGAGGGTCGGAATTTCAACGAAACGGAACTGCGCTTCGGAATTCCGGTGATCATTATCGGTTCGGAGATCAAAAAAGTGCTGTTCCCTGGCAAGATCGACCCTGTCGGAAAGGAGGTTTCAGTAGGAGCGAACAAATACAAGGTAATCGGTGTGCTGGCTGAAAAAGGTTCGAGCATGGGTTTTGGTGGGGATAAGACCTGCATGATAACGCTGACCAATGCCCGACAACATTTTCTACGTCCCAAAACATCATTTACTATAAGCGTTCTGTCGGATAATGTGGCTTCGCTGGAAAGTGCCATCAGTGAGGCAACAGGCACTTTCCGCGTGGTTCGCGGAGTGCGTGCCGGACAAGAAAACAACTTTGAGGTTGTTCGTAGCGACAACCTTTCAAAAATGTTGGTCGACAACCTTTACGAGGTACAGGTTGCGGGATTTCTCATTGGCATCATTACGTTGATGGGTGCGGCCATCGGCCTGATGAACATCATGCTTGTTTCCGTTACGGAACGAACGCGCGAAGTGGGTGTTCGGAAAGCGCTTGGTGCCACCAAAGCCTTCATCCAACTTCAGTTTTTGGTAGAAGCCGTTTCCATTTCCATTATCGGAGGATTGGCTGGTATTGTGTTCGGAATCGCCATCGGTAACGGAGTTTCAAGCTTCATCGGTGGTGGGTTCATCATTCCTTGGCTTTGGATCATCACAGGTGTGATCATCTGTTTTGTAGTGGGAGTGATCTCTGGAATTTATCCTGCCATCAAGGCATCGAACTTGGATCCGATTGAGAGTTTGAGGTTTGAGTAA